CACGGTGAGCGCCTGGAGCTTCCGCTCGAGCTCGGCCGCGGTCTCGGTCCGGCTCGCGAGGTCGGTGACCCAGCGCGACTCCTTCGCCTCCAGCTCGTCGCGAAGCCCGAGCAGCTCCTGCTCGAGATCGGCGGCCCGCGCGTGGGCCCCTGCCAGCTCCGCCGTGACCTGGGACTCCCGCTCCCCGACCGCGGCCCGCACCAGGGCGAGCTCCTCGACGCCGAGCTCCAGCTCGGCCCGAACGGTCTCGAGCTCGGTCCGCGTCAGCTCGTGCTCCGACCTCGATGCATCCAGCTCGCCTCGTGTGACATCGAGAGCCGCCCGGGTGGAGTCGAGGTCCAGTCGCGTGGACTCGAGCGTGAGGTTCGTCGCCTCGAGCTCGGCCGTGGTCGAATCCAGCGCGCCTCGCGTTCCGTCGAGATCCAACCTCGTGGTCTCGAGCGTGAGGTTCGTCGCCTCGAGCTCGGCCGTGGTCGAGTCCAGCGCGCCTCGCGTTCCGTCGAGGTCCAGCCTCGTGGTCTCGAGCGTGAGGTTCGTCGCCTCGAGCTCGGCCGTGGTCGAGTCCAGCGCGCCTCGGGTGCCGTCGAGGTCCAGCCTCGTGGTCTCGAGCGTGAGGTTCGTCGCCTCGAGCTCGGCCGTGGTCGAATCCAGCGCGCCTCGCGTTCCGTCGAGGTCCAGCCTCGTGGTCTCGAGCGTGAGGTTCGTCGACTCGAGCTCGGCAGTGGTCGAAGCCAGCGCGCCTCGGGTGGCGTCGAGGTCCAGCCGCGTGGTCTCGAGCGTGGAGCTCGTCGCCTCGAGCTCCGTCCGCGTCGAGTCCAGAACGACTCGGGTCGCGTCGAAGTCCGCGCGCGTGCTCTCGAGCGCGACGCTCGTGCTTCCGAGCTCGTCCCTCGTCGCGTCGAGGATGGCCTGGGTGCCCTCCAGCTCGAGGCGAAGCGAGTCGAGCTCCGCACGGGTCTCCTCGTGTGCCGCCCGCGAGTCCTCGAGCTCCGCGCCCGTGTGGGCAAGCTCCTCCCGCAGCCTCTCCTGCGCTTCGTGGAGGGCGGCGAGCTCCTCCCTCGCCTGGGCGATCGCCGAGAAGAGCTCGCTCTCCCGCCGATCCTTCTCCTCTCCGAGGGCGCCGAGATCGCGGGCGAGCTGCTCCGCCTCGCCGCGAAGGGTCTCGAGCTGACGCTCCCTCTCTGCGACGAGGGCGAGCCCCTCCGCCACCTCCTCGCGGAGCAGCGCCTCGCGCCGAGCCGCTTCCTCCCGCGCGGCGGCGAGGTCGGCGTCGAGGGACGCGGCCCTCTCGGACATCTCGGCGAGCTCGCCGCCGAGAGCGGCCTCCCGGGCGTCGCGCTCCGTCACCAGGAGGTCGTAGCGAACCTTTGCAGACGCGAGCTCTCCGCGGAGCTCCGACTCGAGGTCGTCCCGCTCCGCCCGGAGGGACTCGAGCTCCCCCTCGAGATTCCCGACCTGCTCGACCCGCGCCGCGAGCTCCTGGGCGAGCTCCTCCTCCCGGCGGACTGCCAGGACCCGGTGGCTGGCGAGCTCCTCCTCGAGGGCCGCGAGCCGGTAGTCCCGCTCCGCGATCCGATCGCCCAGCGATTGCCACAGGCCATCGCGCTGCACGCGGATGGCGTCGGCGCTCCCGGACTCCTCCCGGAGCTCGGCTTCGAGCTCGCAGACCTGCCCGGCGAGCTCCGCCTCGGCGGCCTCCCATGCGAGGTGCGCCTCGAAGAGCTCTCGCGCGAGATCCGCCGACAGGCGCTCCTTGGTCGCGAGCAGCTCGCCGAGCTTCCTCAGCTCCCGGTCGCGCTCGGCCACCGCGGCGTCCAGCAAGGCGACCTGATCGCGCCGCTGCCGCGCCTCGGAGGCGAGTCGGTCGTCGAGCTCGCGGACCGAGCGGACCCGCTCCTCCCGCGCCGCCTCGAGGTCGACCTCCTGGCCGGCGATCACCACCTCCTTGCCGCCCAGGGCCACCAGGAGCTCGTGCTCGCGCTGCCAGGTTTCGCCGAGCACCAGGGAGAGCTCGCCTTCGCGCTCGCCGAGTGCCTGGCGGAGCGCCTCGCGATCCGTGGCCGCCGCGTGGAGATCGTCGTCCCGGCGGAAGACATCCTTGCGCAGGAGGTTGATCTCCCGCTCCTTGCCCGCGACGACCTCGATCAGCTCCTTCTCCTGGGTGAAGCGATCGATCAGGACCTGGTCCAGGCTCTCGCCGTGCTCGCGCTCCTTTCGCAGGAAGAGGCTGCGCGCCTCCGCGAGCCTGCCCATGAAGTCGTCGAGCTGCATCTTCAGGCTCTGGATCTCCACCTCCTTCTCGTGGAGGCGGTCGTCCACCTGCGCGAGCTCCCGCTCGCGGATGGCCCAGACCTCGGAGAGCCGGGCGATCTGCGCCTCGCGGCCCCGGAGCTCGTCGCGCAGGAGCTGGAGCTTGCCCTCCGGCGTCCCCATGAGATCCCGCCGCACCGGCGTCCGGCGGGCGCCGACCCGCGCCTCGACGAGAAGCTCGCCCTTCCGATCGGCGATCGCGCCGAAGACCCTCTCGATGAAGTGCTTGTCCTCGTCGGTGATGGCGCTTCGACGCTCGCGCCGGGGGATCCGCGGCGGCTTCGGCGCCGCACCAGGGATCGGCAGCTCCGGGATCGCCGATCCGACCTCCAGCGGCGCCCCTTCGCCGAGGTCCTCCTCGAGCGAGTGGCCCAGCTCGTCGGTGGACCCGGGGGATCCGTCGCCGTCCTCTGCGTGGACAGGGGCCTCCTCCTTCGGCTCCGAAGCCCCCTCCTCCATCGCGTCCACGAGCGCGTCGTCCATCGGCTCCGCGAGCGCTTCCTCCGCGAACCCGACGGGAGCCAGGCGGCCCACGGTGGCGCGCAGCTCGTCCATGCCGAAGGGCACCGTCAGATAAGCGCTGGCTGCAAAGGTCGGATGGGCGGCGTGCTGATCGAGCGCCTCCTGACCGCTGTCGCTCGACGCCAACAAGATCGGGAGATCATTCAGGTCTTTGCTTCGTCGGATCCGCGCACAGAGGCTGAACCCGTTCTGCTCCGGTAGCTCGGCGCGGACGAAGACGACGTCGGGGCGGCGCTCTTCGAGCTCTCGGAAGGCGTCTGCTGCGGTGTGGGCAATCGAGGTGGAGAAGCCGTCGGAATGCAGCACTGCCGCCATCTCGAGCGCAAGATCGCTCTCATGCTCGACGATGAGGATCCGTTTGGTCATGGTAGCCGCGATCTTACGCGTGCCGCCGCAGGAGGCAAACTCTCGGTGCTTGGAGAGTTACGATTCTTTTGCCTCTGTTCGCGAGCCGGCTCCTTCGCCAGGATCCCGGGCGAAGAACCGGCTCGGAAGCGCCTCGCGCCTTGCAGTACCCGCCGTGGGCGTTAGGATCGCCTTCGTCTCACTTCATCGGAGTCCAAAATGCGGAAGTCAGCCGTCCTCGCCCTCGCCCTCGGGCTCATCGTCCACGCCGCTCCCGCCCTTGCGGCCAAGAAGCGTGGCCCTGGGAAGCCCACGCCGGCGCGCACCGCCGAGAACTGCAAGGAGCTCGAAGGGGACAAGCTCGAGGCCTGCAAGGTCGTGGGCGCCTACCTCGACCTCTGGAAGCTGCAGAAGTGGGCCGACCTCAAGAAGCTCACCCACCCGATGACCACCGACGAGATCGCCACCGCCAAGAAGAACCTGGGCGAGGAGCGCCACGCCATGGCCCCCTGGTACTGGGCCAAGGACACCTACCTCCTCACCGACTGGAAGCTCGAAAACGTCGAGGACGCCGCGCTGGGCACCGTGGTGATCAACACCACGGAGAAGAGCTACCGC
The Vulgatibacter incomptus DNA segment above includes these coding regions:
- a CDS encoding response regulator; its protein translation is MTKRILIVEHESDLALEMAAVLHSDGFSTSIAHTAADAFRELEERRPDVVFVRAELPEQNGFSLCARIRRSKDLNDLPILLASSDSGQEALDQHAAHPTFAASAYLTVPFGMDELRATVGRLAPVGFAEEALAEPMDDALVDAMEEGASEPKEEAPVHAEDGDGSPGSTDELGHSLEEDLGEGAPLEVGSAIPELPIPGAAPKPPRIPRRERRSAITDEDKHFIERVFGAIADRKGELLVEARVGARRTPVRRDLMGTPEGKLQLLRDELRGREAQIARLSEVWAIRERELAQVDDRLHEKEVEIQSLKMQLDDFMGRLAEARSLFLRKEREHGESLDQVLIDRFTQEKELIEVVAGKEREINLLRKDVFRRDDDLHAAATDREALRQALGEREGELSLVLGETWQREHELLVALGGKEVVIAGQEVDLEAAREERVRSVRELDDRLASEARQRRDQVALLDAAVAERDRELRKLGELLATKERLSADLARELFEAHLAWEAAEAELAGQVCELEAELREESGSADAIRVQRDGLWQSLGDRIAERDYRLAALEEELASHRVLAVRREEELAQELAARVEQVGNLEGELESLRAERDDLESELRGELASAKVRYDLLVTERDAREAALGGELAEMSERAASLDADLAAAREEAARREALLREEVAEGLALVAERERQLETLRGEAEQLARDLGALGEEKDRRESELFSAIAQAREELAALHEAQERLREELAHTGAELEDSRAAHEETRAELDSLRLELEGTQAILDATRDELGSTSVALESTRADFDATRVVLDSTRTELEATSSTLETTRLDLDATRGALASTTAELESTNLTLETTRLDLDGTRGALDSTTAELEATNLTLETTRLDLDGTRGALDSTTAELEATNLTLETTRLDLDGTRGALDSTTAELEATNLTLETTRLDLDGTRGALDSTTAELEATNLTLESTRLDLDSTRAALDVTRGELDASRSEHELTRTELETVRAELELGVEELALVRAAVGERESQVTAELAGAHARAADLEQELLGLRDELEAKESRWVTDLASRTETAAELERKLQALTVEKKALEEEGRRQVVAKAEAQRAAERKAQTLESERAAVERTLSEELESLRGANAAIQRELDGYRSAAAGLAERVEEAEALRLEVERDSKAALAEREARLEDLLAQLSNEREGARRREEELRRAARQVEAQLAAAEAQAKRGVEEKERSIQELTEQARGRAKRAEELENAMESLVASRAQGDREQQKRIADADGKAADLSTRLTAALRERKDVELRTSREMQEVVARQKAELERREHQRGLEVNRLQAALQEKTKALKVAELELARVRAKISRADGSGARAAAPATGEKSSAAAAIDDIDLVFERAED